A region from the Cellvibrio sp. PSBB006 genome encodes:
- a CDS encoding TonB-dependent receptor, producing the protein MFKRSVLSTSIAVAIAVSAQSVLAQEEADDSMIEEVVVTGIRASLTKGLDIKRNAYQIVDAIVAEDIGKFPDNNVVEALQRVSGIQVTDRGAGEVSKVAIRGLDDVTTTINGRNIFTASGLSVALQDIPASLLGRVDVYKTRSADLIETGIAGQIDIHTQRPFDFDGSKVVIAARGIYQEQSDEVDPNISALFSNRWETGAGEFGALLNISYAETNYRDQSVTAGAMMPFATDNPPAGWAPYEIIRSTDGRATEDPIWQPGLEAGLPFAPGSTLEVNGEEVEYLLSRDAIFASDFTGKRERPAANISLQFAPSETSEYMFEAFYNGYRDESFNSLLFSFVDWWGNLGDDPSSTLSLYDGTNIIKERTIGAPYNFTSGDLRTGETDSYVYALGGKWDITNNFELESELVYQTSEYNETFFAMRTERVTHEIDVDFNSGGGVPAFGFNDNPATADIDESNAADPSQWTINQLYDNGNKRDGDAITFTIDGDYGIDGGFVKNVSFGLRYDDRQASEAQRIQDTDRCGINPEDPTGPEICLTTTFQDLPGLVHINSAFFDGESDVPTSWAVADGHYIRSNADAIRRMYNEEAGANLALSDQLNVVENFNVDELTTAVYLQADFETEIAGRVLDGQFGVRYVSIDTDVAFTTGSVSTSVSKALPSLMVRYGITEDLIARFSYGETLRRAAFFQLNPTINYVEDVTNIGYGTATGGNPNLDPTESKNYDVSLEWYFSDSSSIYGTLFRREVEGFVVDFARRVTYEDYDYILTQPDNASNGELEGLELGVVYFPDNLPGILDGFGIQASYTALDSTQDIPITDDEGNLVGTDTTPLFGVSDSSYSVVLAYERDKFDARLSYVWRDDFLNNYEARQFANPLGIYRKAEESMDLQVSYDVTDNLVVTFDATNLTNELYQSYYEYPTTHNFGSSLYSRTFAVGARYSF; encoded by the coding sequence ATGTTTAAGCGTTCTGTACTTAGCACCAGCATTGCTGTGGCAATCGCTGTGTCTGCCCAATCCGTTTTAGCCCAGGAAGAAGCCGATGATTCCATGATCGAAGAGGTCGTGGTGACGGGTATTCGTGCGAGCTTGACGAAAGGTCTGGATATCAAACGCAACGCCTATCAAATCGTTGATGCGATCGTCGCCGAAGATATCGGTAAATTTCCTGATAACAACGTAGTGGAAGCCTTGCAGCGTGTGTCAGGTATTCAGGTGACTGATCGCGGTGCGGGTGAAGTATCCAAAGTTGCCATTCGCGGCCTTGATGATGTAACCACTACTATCAATGGTAGGAATATTTTCACCGCATCCGGACTTTCTGTGGCCTTACAAGATATACCTGCGAGCCTCCTAGGCCGCGTTGATGTTTATAAGACCCGTTCGGCAGATTTAATAGAAACTGGCATCGCTGGTCAAATTGATATTCATACGCAACGTCCCTTTGATTTCGATGGTAGTAAAGTTGTTATTGCTGCTCGCGGTATCTATCAGGAACAGTCAGATGAAGTCGACCCGAACATCAGCGCTCTTTTCAGCAACCGCTGGGAAACTGGTGCCGGAGAATTCGGTGCTTTATTAAATATTTCCTATGCTGAAACCAATTATCGTGATCAGTCTGTTACAGCGGGAGCTATGATGCCTTTTGCTACGGATAATCCACCGGCAGGCTGGGCTCCCTATGAAATTATTCGTTCCACTGACGGACGTGCCACCGAAGACCCTATTTGGCAACCAGGACTCGAAGCAGGTCTACCGTTCGCACCCGGCTCCACTCTCGAAGTGAATGGTGAGGAAGTTGAATATTTGCTATCTCGCGACGCTATATTCGCTAGTGACTTCACCGGTAAACGCGAACGTCCTGCTGCAAATATCTCTCTGCAGTTTGCCCCAAGTGAAACATCGGAATATATGTTTGAAGCCTTTTACAACGGCTACCGCGATGAATCTTTCAACTCATTGCTTTTCTCCTTCGTTGATTGGTGGGGCAACCTTGGTGATGATCCCAGTTCAACCCTAAGCCTTTATGATGGGACAAACATCATAAAGGAAAGAACTATTGGGGCACCTTATAATTTTACCAGCGGAGATTTGCGCACTGGAGAAACCGATAGCTACGTTTATGCTCTAGGCGGAAAATGGGACATCACAAATAACTTCGAACTTGAATCAGAGTTGGTTTACCAAACCAGCGAATACAATGAGACCTTCTTTGCCATGAGAACGGAAAGGGTCACTCATGAAATCGACGTAGATTTCAACTCTGGTGGAGGTGTTCCCGCTTTTGGTTTCAATGATAATCCAGCCACTGCGGATATTGATGAAAGCAATGCCGCAGACCCTAGTCAATGGACTATCAACCAGCTTTATGATAACGGCAACAAACGCGATGGGGATGCTATCACTTTCACTATTGATGGCGATTATGGTATTGATGGGGGCTTTGTCAAGAATGTCAGTTTCGGCCTACGTTACGATGATCGTCAAGCATCTGAAGCACAACGAATTCAAGATACTGACAGGTGCGGCATTAACCCTGAGGACCCAACAGGCCCCGAGATTTGTTTGACTACCACCTTCCAGGATTTGCCTGGATTGGTACACATCAATAGCGCTTTCTTCGATGGCGAATCAGATGTGCCAACCTCTTGGGCTGTCGCCGATGGACATTATATTCGCAGTAATGCTGATGCTATCAGAAGAATGTATAACGAAGAGGCCGGAGCCAATCTGGCCCTAAGTGATCAGTTAAATGTTGTTGAAAATTTTAATGTTGATGAATTAACTACGGCAGTTTATCTACAGGCTGATTTTGAAACCGAGATCGCTGGCCGCGTATTGGATGGACAGTTTGGCGTACGCTATGTTTCAATCGATACCGATGTTGCATTCACTACCGGATCTGTGTCAACCAGTGTTTCGAAAGCATTGCCCAGCCTGATGGTAAGATATGGCATCACTGAAGACTTGATCGCTCGATTCAGCTATGGTGAAACACTCCGTCGCGCCGCGTTCTTCCAATTAAATCCCACCATAAACTATGTAGAGGACGTAACCAATATTGGTTACGGTACAGCTACAGGTGGAAACCCCAATCTTGATCCTACCGAATCCAAAAACTATGACGTTTCATTGGAGTGGTATTTCTCTGATTCAAGCTCCATCTATGGAACACTGTTCCGTCGAGAAGTAGAAGGCTTCGTTGTAGATTTTGCGCGTCGAGTCACCTATGAAGATTATGATTACATTCTTACTCAACCGGATAATGCTTCAAATGGTGAGCTTGAGGGCTTGGAATTGGGGGTAGTGTATTTCCCTGATAACCTTCCAGGTATACTCGACGGCTTCGGTATTCAAGCCAGTTATACCGCACTTGATTCAACTCAAGACATTCCAATCACCGATGACGAAGGAAATCTGGTTGGCACAGACACAACACCTCTGTTTGGTGTTTCGGATAGTTCTTATAGCGTTGTGCTAGCTTATGAAAGGGATAAGTTTGATGCACGCCTCTCATATGTCTGGCGTGATGACTTCCTGAACAACTATGAAGCTCGCCAATTCGCAAACCCATTGGGCATCTACCGCAAAGCGGAAGAAAGCATGGACCTACAGGTAAGTTATGACGTGACCGACAATCTCGTGGTGACATTTGACGCAACAAACCTGACTAATGAGTTGTATCAAAGTTATTATGAATATCCTACAACGCATAACTTCGGTTCTTCTCTTTACAGCCGAACCTTTGCCGTTGGTGCGCGATATTCGTTCTAG
- a CDS encoding family 43 glycosylhydrolase — MTIKHLSAYLIAAFLSLFLIQSVSAIQLSGTTDIHDPSTIVRDGDRFWTFGTGGGANNFPINALYSYDLINWQRGPSPIPRNTYPNWINSKVPGFDGNFWAPDLIEMNGRFYLYYSAFSATSGMRSAIGVMVTDSLNNPNWRDLGMIVSTIDEPRSSANEPVNAIDAGVFRDANNNVWIVYGSHYAGLYMVQINPATGLRLNNTRHGVVGNNGRWSEFEAAQVQYINGYYYMFVNLGECCAGNQSTYYIVVGRSTSPTGPYLDKNGRSLWDYGGSEVLSTSGNYIGPGHFGYLNNNGQHLASIHYYDGTTATGWPGRLDLLQINMSNGWPTFTRNFTLNPIGQPNNNTAPIANGTYRITPVHSNKALDVANCASSDGSNVQQWSWLNNDCQKWQVTNVGNGYYRISPVVAPTKALDVDGISTADGANIMLWEYWGGEGQQFRFQSAGSGKWRIIARHSNKCLDVSGVSQNDGANINQWSCISNSTNQQFQMTRVQ; from the coding sequence ATGACAATTAAACATTTGTCAGCGTATTTAATAGCTGCTTTTCTATCGCTGTTTTTAATCCAGTCTGTGTCCGCCATTCAACTGTCCGGCACTACCGATATCCATGACCCATCAACCATTGTCCGAGATGGCGACCGATTCTGGACTTTCGGTACCGGCGGTGGCGCCAATAATTTTCCGATCAACGCGCTCTACTCTTACGACTTGATTAATTGGCAGCGAGGCCCTTCACCTATTCCACGCAATACTTATCCGAATTGGATCAACAGCAAAGTGCCGGGCTTTGACGGTAATTTCTGGGCGCCGGATCTGATCGAAATGAATGGCAGATTTTATTTGTATTATTCCGCCTTCAGTGCAACGTCAGGAATGCGTTCGGCGATTGGCGTGATGGTAACGGACTCACTCAATAATCCGAACTGGCGCGATCTCGGTATGATTGTGTCCACGATAGATGAACCTCGCTCATCAGCGAATGAACCTGTCAATGCAATCGACGCAGGCGTTTTTCGCGATGCAAACAACAACGTCTGGATAGTATACGGGTCGCACTATGCCGGCCTCTACATGGTTCAGATTAACCCTGCCACCGGGTTGCGTTTGAATAACACGCGTCACGGTGTTGTAGGGAACAACGGACGATGGAGCGAGTTTGAAGCAGCGCAAGTGCAATACATCAATGGTTACTACTATATGTTCGTCAACCTCGGCGAGTGTTGCGCAGGCAATCAAAGTACGTATTACATTGTTGTTGGCCGCTCAACCAGCCCTACCGGCCCTTACCTGGATAAAAACGGCCGTAGCCTGTGGGATTACGGTGGCAGCGAAGTGTTATCTACCAGCGGAAATTATATTGGCCCAGGTCATTTCGGTTATTTAAATAATAACGGCCAGCATCTCGCTTCCATTCATTACTACGATGGCACAACCGCCACTGGCTGGCCGGGTCGGCTGGATTTACTGCAAATCAATATGTCCAATGGCTGGCCGACTTTCACACGTAATTTCACGTTGAACCCAATTGGTCAACCCAATAACAACACAGCACCCATTGCGAATGGCACCTATCGCATAACGCCGGTTCACAGCAACAAGGCGTTGGACGTTGCCAATTGCGCATCCAGTGACGGCAGCAACGTGCAACAGTGGTCATGGCTGAATAATGATTGTCAGAAATGGCAAGTCACCAATGTTGGTAATGGTTACTACCGCATCTCTCCCGTCGTCGCACCCACCAAAGCGCTTGATGTGGATGGCATTTCTACCGCCGATGGCGCCAATATTATGCTGTGGGAATACTGGGGGGGAGAAGGTCAGCAGTTTCGTTTTCAAAGCGCCGGTAGCGGAAAATGGCGGATCATCGCGCGACACAGCAATAAATGCCTTGATGTATCGGGCGTGTCACAAAACGATGGCGCGAACATCAATCAATGGAGCTGTATCAGCAATTCCACAAACCAACAATTTCAAATGACACGAGTTCAGTAA
- a CDS encoding glycoside hydrolase family 127 protein has translation MKIFAAILLLLLVNSALVGAAPAVEPFPLEDVRLLDSPFKHAEQTNLQYLLAMEPDRLLAPYRREAGLPLKAESYGNWESSGLDGHIGGHYITALALMYASTGNEIVLKRLNYMIDELKKCQDKNGNGYLGGIPDGDDAWKALAKGQIKVDNFSLNDKWVPWYNLHKTYAGLRDAYLYAGNETAKAMLVKLSDWALRLTESLSDEQMELMLRSEYGGMNEIFVDVADITGDKKYLVLAKRFSHRHLLNPLLQYEDQLNGMHANTQIPKVIGFKRIADATNDKKWNDAAQFFWETVVEKRSVAIGGNSVKEHFHPADDFQPMIEEVEGPETCNTYNMLKLSKLFYESSGNLKYLDFYERGLYNHILSSQHPDTGGLVYFTPMRPNHYRVYSQVDKAMWCCVGSGIENHGKYGELIYAHQGDQLYVNLFIPSTLNWREKKIKVRQETAFPDAERSAIHIENNGKFTLNIRYPNWVANKALAVRVNDKEINVTAKPGQYVQIKRDWRAGDKVTIDTPMHTHMESMPDQSDYYAVLHGPIVLAAKTQPFPTEKLQYFADDSRMGHIAQGQLCPLDTAPTFVTDDKDFLQKITPVAGKSLTFRAPAMEGDQARQVELIPFFRLHDSRYTLYWPMTSKRQFEALQAANSMKERTRFALDAMTIDEVNPGQQQPESDHFLKSERSDMGIHLGRHWRHAEGWFSYVMNDPEHVATTLRVTYFSGDTGRRFDIVINDHVIAEVELQARKDKDFYTVDYPLPRALVASAPGGKLVVKFVAKKNSIAGGIYYVRLLRGGRGD, from the coding sequence ATGAAAATTTTCGCTGCTATTTTGTTATTACTTCTCGTTAATTCCGCACTGGTTGGCGCTGCTCCTGCGGTAGAGCCGTTTCCTCTGGAAGACGTTCGGTTGTTGGATAGCCCCTTCAAACACGCCGAGCAAACCAATCTCCAATACCTGCTCGCGATGGAGCCGGATCGTCTGCTGGCGCCCTATCGGCGTGAGGCGGGTTTGCCGTTAAAGGCAGAGAGTTACGGCAACTGGGAATCGTCCGGGCTCGATGGTCACATCGGTGGGCACTACATCACGGCTTTGGCGCTGATGTACGCATCAACCGGTAATGAAATCGTGCTGAAGCGCTTGAATTACATGATTGATGAGTTAAAAAAATGTCAGGATAAAAATGGTAATGGCTATCTCGGTGGCATTCCCGATGGTGATGATGCCTGGAAAGCGTTGGCTAAAGGCCAGATCAAGGTCGACAATTTTTCACTCAACGATAAATGGGTGCCCTGGTATAACCTCCATAAAACCTACGCAGGTTTACGTGATGCGTATCTCTATGCCGGTAATGAAACGGCGAAGGCAATGTTGGTCAAGCTGTCTGATTGGGCCCTGCGATTAACCGAGTCGTTAAGTGATGAGCAAATGGAATTGATGTTGCGCAGCGAATACGGCGGCATGAATGAAATATTTGTCGATGTGGCGGACATAACCGGCGATAAAAAATATCTTGTCCTGGCGAAACGTTTTTCCCATCGCCATTTATTGAATCCACTATTGCAATATGAGGATCAACTGAACGGCATGCATGCCAATACCCAGATACCCAAGGTTATCGGGTTCAAGCGTATTGCCGATGCGACGAATGATAAAAAGTGGAATGATGCGGCGCAGTTCTTTTGGGAGACTGTGGTAGAGAAGCGTAGTGTAGCGATCGGTGGCAACAGTGTGAAAGAACATTTCCACCCGGCTGATGATTTTCAGCCAATGATTGAGGAAGTGGAGGGGCCAGAAACATGTAATACCTATAATATGTTGAAGCTGTCCAAATTATTTTATGAATCTTCAGGAAATTTAAAGTACCTGGATTTTTATGAGCGTGGCTTGTACAACCATATTTTATCCTCACAACATCCGGATACCGGCGGGCTCGTTTATTTCACGCCGATGCGCCCCAATCATTATCGCGTTTATTCGCAAGTGGATAAGGCGATGTGGTGTTGCGTTGGTTCCGGGATTGAAAATCACGGCAAGTACGGCGAATTGATTTACGCGCATCAGGGCGATCAGCTTTACGTTAATTTGTTTATTCCGTCCACCTTGAACTGGCGTGAGAAGAAAATCAAAGTGCGTCAGGAAACGGCATTTCCCGATGCTGAGCGCAGTGCAATTCATATTGAGAATAACGGAAAGTTTACCCTGAACATTCGTTACCCGAATTGGGTTGCTAATAAAGCACTGGCCGTGCGCGTCAACGATAAAGAAATAAACGTTACAGCGAAGCCGGGTCAGTATGTACAGATAAAACGTGATTGGCGCGCTGGCGACAAAGTGACTATCGATACCCCAATGCATACGCACATGGAGTCGATGCCAGATCAATCCGACTATTATGCTGTGCTCCATGGTCCTATCGTACTCGCAGCGAAGACACAGCCTTTTCCCACGGAAAAACTGCAATATTTTGCCGATGACAGTCGCATGGGGCACATCGCGCAAGGTCAACTATGTCCGCTGGATACGGCACCTACCTTTGTGACGGACGATAAGGATTTTCTGCAAAAAATCACCCCGGTGGCTGGAAAGTCCTTAACCTTCCGTGCGCCGGCAATGGAAGGTGATCAGGCTCGCCAGGTGGAATTGATCCCGTTTTTTCGATTGCATGATTCACGTTATACCCTGTACTGGCCGATGACCAGCAAGAGACAATTTGAAGCCTTGCAGGCCGCGAATAGCATGAAGGAACGCACTCGCTTCGCGCTGGACGCTATGACAATTGATGAGGTTAATCCCGGCCAGCAGCAACCGGAGTCGGATCATTTTCTGAAATCTGAACGCAGTGATATGGGTATTCATCTGGGGCGCCATTGGCGTCACGCTGAAGGTTGGTTCAGTTATGTCATGAATGATCCGGAACATGTCGCTACCACTCTGCGGGTGACTTACTTTTCCGGCGACACCGGTCGCCGTTTTGATATTGTGATCAATGATCATGTCATTGCTGAAGTGGAATTGCAGGCGCGCAAAGATAAGGATTTTTACACAGTTGATTACCCGCTTCCACGCGCGTTGGTCGCGTCGGCACCGGGTGGAAAACTGGTAGTGAAATTTGTTGCAAAGAAGAATTCTATTGCCGGTGGTATTTATTACGTGCGTTTGTTGCGGGGTGGGCGAGGGGATTGA
- a CDS encoding serine hydrolase, which produces MKKFVMLGSAYCLAIVLWGCNTQHQKIESPQQFDYHATPQEIGTTPQAIADIDALLQSFVDDKKASSIAAFAAKDGKVMYYDAFGWKDIDNKIPASVDDYYVLFSQTKAIVTVAFMTLVDKGLVAIDDPVAKYFPEIPDEVVTRINDDGSYETRPVTTPMTFAHLMSHSSGLGAGLAGDIRRAELKRDDRPSGFFGGPIPDVVPHGQHTGGGDLNAKYLEEEMLALVKYPLGFDPGSEWNYHVSTNMLGYLIERISGRPLRQYVKDNVLLPLGMKDTDWYYEPDALGRFVKAYSAKDGKLIAASNMYSEGAVSPQQTYAEGAIGLNGPIADYAKFCQMMLNKGTFNGKRILKPETVELMTTINRLPEKNTGGEGFQFGLGFELYNEKKSPIPEVSNSAYAWGGLFGTEYIIDPENDLIVLFYLNMYERDALYPVFLRKVYQAIDKVGP; this is translated from the coding sequence ATGAAAAAATTTGTCATGCTTGGTAGCGCTTATTGTCTCGCAATAGTCTTGTGGGGTTGTAATACCCAACATCAAAAAATTGAATCCCCGCAACAATTTGACTACCACGCCACTCCCCAGGAAATCGGCACAACACCGCAGGCCATCGCGGACATAGATGCTCTACTGCAATCCTTTGTCGACGATAAAAAAGCCAGCAGCATTGCCGCTTTCGCGGCGAAGGACGGCAAGGTGATGTATTACGATGCCTTCGGTTGGAAAGACATTGACAATAAAATTCCCGCTTCTGTTGATGATTACTATGTGCTCTTTTCCCAAACCAAGGCAATAGTAACGGTGGCGTTTATGACGCTCGTGGATAAAGGCCTGGTGGCGATTGATGATCCAGTGGCGAAATATTTTCCAGAGATTCCGGATGAGGTAGTCACCAGGATCAATGATGACGGAAGCTATGAAACACGTCCCGTAACGACACCGATGACTTTTGCTCATCTGATGTCACATTCATCCGGTCTTGGTGCTGGATTAGCGGGAGATATTCGCCGCGCTGAGTTGAAACGCGATGATCGTCCCTCCGGTTTTTTTGGTGGACCCATACCAGACGTTGTTCCGCACGGCCAACATACCGGTGGTGGTGATCTGAATGCGAAATATCTGGAAGAAGAGATGCTGGCGCTGGTGAAATACCCGCTGGGTTTTGATCCGGGTAGTGAGTGGAACTATCACGTCAGCACCAATATGCTCGGCTATCTCATTGAAAGAATTTCCGGGCGGCCGCTACGTCAGTACGTGAAAGATAATGTGCTTTTGCCGCTGGGTATGAAGGATACCGACTGGTATTACGAGCCGGATGCGTTGGGCCGTTTTGTAAAAGCGTATAGCGCGAAAGACGGCAAATTAATCGCTGCATCCAATATGTACAGCGAGGGCGCCGTGAGTCCACAACAAACCTATGCGGAGGGCGCGATAGGTCTGAATGGCCCCATCGCTGACTACGCAAAATTTTGCCAGATGATGCTCAATAAAGGCACGTTTAACGGCAAACGAATTCTGAAACCGGAAACGGTTGAATTGATGACGACCATCAACCGGTTGCCGGAAAAAAATACCGGCGGTGAAGGTTTTCAGTTCGGGCTTGGGTTTGAGTTATACAACGAGAAGAAAAGTCCGATACCTGAAGTGTCCAATTCAGCTTATGCCTGGGGCGGGTTATTCGGGACCGAATACATCATCGACCCGGAGAATGATTTGATCGTTTTGTTTTATCTGAATATGTATGAACGCGATGCGCTTTATCCGGTATTTTTGCGTAAAGTGTATCAAGCGATAGACAAAGTGGGTCCATAA